The Syntrophobotulus glycolicus DSM 8271 DNA window GGACAACCGGGCCCAATTGCCGGGATTGAAATCCGCCGAAGAAAGCCTGCAGGGCCGTCTGCACGAGGATTTTCGGACGGCCGCCGCGGAAGAGGACAGGGCGGGGAAAGAAGCGCGGAAAGTGGCGGACGAATTGGAATCGCTCCGCTCCCGTAAGACGAGTATTCCCCGGGAATACGTTGAGAAACGGAAGCAGCTCTGCCGGAACCTGGGGATTAAGGAAGAGGAACTGCCCTTTGCCGGCGAATTATTGGAAGTCCGGGAAGAAGAAGCGGCCTGGGAGGGCGCGATCGAGCGGCTCTTACATAATTTCGGCCTTTCGCTGCTGGTATCGGAAGAGCATTATCCGGCTGTTCAGCAGTGGGTGGACCGGACGTCGCTGGGGATGCGGCTGGTCTATTACCGGGTCCGGCCCGAAGCCCGGCCGTCCGTTTCCGGCCGGCCTCATCCTTCGGCCGTATCGGAGAAGCTGAAGATCAAACCGAGCACGCCCTTCGGCCTTTGGCTGACCAGGGAGCTCCGCCAGCGCTTCGCCCACGTGTGCTGCGCGAGCAGGGAGCAATTCAGCCGCGAAACCCTGGCCGTTACCCAAGCCGGCCAAATCAAGTCCAACGGCAACCGGCATGAAAAAGACGACCGCTATGCCATCGACGACCGGCGCCGTTACATTTTGGGGTTTTCCAACCGGAAAAAAATTGAGGCGCTGGCGGCCAACGAACGGGAGCTGCAAGAGGAAATCCGGTTTTACCGGGATGAAATTGAGGAGATTAAGCAAAAGCAGGCGGAAAGCCAGCGGCGCCTGAACGCCGTCGCCGGACTGGAAGGAATCACCGCTTTTGCCGATATCGATACCCGCTCCAGGGAAGAAGAAATTCGCGCGAAAGAAGAGAGACGAAGGAAACTGGAAGAGGGAAGCGATGTGCTGCAGGGGCTGCAGCGCCGGCTGGCCGAGCTGGAGGAAATAAAGAATACGCAAAAAGCAGTGTATGACGGGGCATTTACCCGCGAAATAACGTTACAAACCGGTTTGGCGCGTTTCAGCCGGGACAGGGAGCGCGCCGCCGCAACCGCCGGGGAAGCCGGGCCGGCCATGCGGGAAGCGGAATATCCTTTTTTAGAAAAGCACAGAGGAAGTGCGTTAAAAAATAAAAAACCGACCTTGGAAAACCTGACGACCCTGGAACGGGACTACCGGGATTGGATCGAGGAAGAACGCGGCACACTGGCAAGGGAGCTCAATCAGCTGAGAGGCAGAATCATCAAAGCCATGTCGGAATATAACAACCAGTATCCCGAGGAAACGCGGGAAACCGACCCGAGCATGGAAAGCCTCCCCGACTATGCCCGCATGCTGGCACAGCTGGAAAGCGATGGGCTGCCCCGTTTTGCAAAGCGGTTTAAACAATTGCTGCATGAGAATACCATCAACCAGATTGCCCTGTTCCAGGCCAAATTAAAACAGGAGCAGGACACCATCAAAAGCCGGATTGAGCAGATCAACGGTTCCTTAAGCGCCATTGACTATAATGAAGGCCGGTACATCCGCCTGGAATATGATGAAACCTATGATAACGAGATTAAGGATTTTCGGGTGCAGCTCAAAGCCTGCACGGAAGGGGCCCTGACCGGCTCCGGAGACGAACAATACGCGGAGACGAAGTTTTTGCAGGTAAAAGCCCTTATTGAGCGTTTCCGGGGCAGGCCGGGCGAGACGGAAAGTGATGCCCGCTGGACCAAGAAGGTGATTGACGTGCGCAACTGGTTCTTATTTGCCGCTTCGGAAAGATGGCGCGAAACCGGTGAAGAATACGAGCATTATACGGATTCCGGGGGAAAATCGGGCGGCCAGAAGGAAAAACTGGCGTATACGATTCTCGCGGCCGGCCTGGTCTACCATTTCGGCCTGGAAGGTCAGGATGCCCGGCCTCAATCCTTTCGCTTTGTCGTCATTGACGAGGCTTTTCTGAAAAGCTCGGATGAGTCGGCGCGGTTCGGGCTGGAGCTGTTTAAAAAGCTGGATTTGCAGCTGCTGATTGTCACGCCGCTCCTGAAGATCCCGACCATCGCCCAGTTTATCGCCCATGTGGGTTTTGTGCACCATGACGATATCCAGCATCGGTCCATGCTGCGCAATATCTCCATTGAGGAATACGAGCGGGAGCGGAAGGCCCGGGAGGCGGCGCGCTATGTGCACCAGGTGGTCTGAGCCGCAGTGGATCCGGGAGGAATTAAGGCGGAGATGGGACTCCGGCAGGATTCTGCGGGCGCTGCTGACAGCGGATGATTTGTTTCCGCTCCGTTTGCCGCTGAAACGACCGAAAAGTAACGAGGTCAATGCAAACTTTGCTGAGATTTCCCATTGGATTAAACGGCTCAGAGATCAGAGCAGACAAGGGATTGGTTTTGGCTATGAACTGATCGAAAAGGAAATGGCGCATCGCCAGTCCGGCCGGAATCTTCTGCCGACCCATGCCGTTATTCCGACAGTGCGGGATGCCCTGCGCCTGCTGAAAAAGGAACGGGAAGCGGATAAATTCCTGGAGATTGCCGGGACAGTGGCGGCGGACTGGCCTCCTTTACGGGAATGGGCCGGAAGGTACCCCCATAAAGTTCTGGCCTCCGGAGATGACTGGAACGGAATACTGGCGGTTTTGCGATGGTTTTTCGCTCATCCCCGTTGCGGGCTATACCTGCGCCAGCTGGATATTCCCGGGGTTGACACCAAATTTATTGAACATCGCAAAGGGATTTTAACGGAACTGTTGACGATTATTTTGCCGGAGGAGACGATTGACAGCAGTGCCTTGTCCTTCGAGCAGCGATTCGGATTGCGGGCCAAGCCGGTCCAGGTAAGAATGCGGCTGCTGGATCAGGCGCAATATCTTCAGGGTCTTTCCGATCTGACCATTCCGGTGGAGCAATTGAAAAATTGGAGTCCTGCGGCAGAGCGGGTCTTTATTACCGAGAATGAGATCAACGGGTTATGCTTTCCTGATACAGGGACCAGTCTGGTGATCTTCGGGCTGGGTTACAGTGTGGATATCTTGAAAGAGGTCGCCTGGTTAAAAGAGAAGAACATTTATTATTGGGGTGATCTCGATACCCATGGGTTTGCCATGCTGGACCAGGTCCGAAGCTTTCTGCCGCAGACCTGTTCGATGCTCATGGACGAAAGCACCTTGTTCAGGCAGCGCCAGCTTTGGAGCGTGGAAGACCAGCCTTTCGGGGGACAGTTGACCCGGTTGACTCCGGAAGAGCACCGGCTGCTCTGTTCACTGCAGGACAATACGTGGGGCAAGGGTGTCCGGCTGGAGCAGGAGCGGATTTCTTTTCAGCAAGTGAAGCAATTTCTTTCAGCGCTTTAGTCGAAAAATTAAGATGAGGGCGGAAATATGGACGGCTATCCCTCTCATGTTCATTAATCAAACACCGCGATCAGACAAGAGACGATCAAGTTCGGTTTTCAGGTTATGTGTCGGCAGAGTCGGAGGCATTGAAGCGGCCTTCGGCTTTATTAATTTGGTCATCGCGCTGATTTTTGCCTCCGGCTCTTTGGGGGCCCGTCATTTTCCTGAAGGGCCTGGGTGTAGGTCAAATTCGTCACCGGTGACGAATTTGGACTGGCGGCGGCGCCGGGGAACTCCGGTCCATACGCTTCGCAGAGCCGCATCAGGCTGTCGGTGGTTTGCCGGGAATCGTTCACCGCTTCTTTCAGCCGCAATGACCAGCGGGGTGCGTTCGGGGGTTGGATTACTCATTCTGTTCGTCCGTCCTTTCGTTCGTGACTGTCGTTACAGAATATGTGGACGAGCTTTTGATGGTGAAAGCCAAATATATTGATCTGATAGGTAAAATGATATGTAATATTATTGACCTGAGACGGAATGCGATATTAAATGCGGCATTTAAAGAATTTGCCGAAAGAGGATTTGATGAGGCGTCAACAAACGTAATTGCCAAAGAATCCGGGATTTCCAAGGGGTTAATGTTTCATTATGTCAATAGCAAAAAAGACCTTTGATGAATCTAAATTCAGAAAGGGTCTTGACATTGCAAGGTGCAAACAGCCGATCATGGGTTGCCCGGATTGGGGCAACGATTTATAGAAAAACGTCCTATTTATCCGGGGGGAGCCTAGTGAGAATTGTAACGAATTCTCCCTTTTATGGATATATGGTTTGAGGAGGTGAACGGATGCCGGATATGGAGAGGCTGTATCAGGAATATGCGCGGCAGGTCTATAAATACATATTCAGTCTTTGCCATCACGAACAAACCGCCGAAGAACTGGTGCAGGAGACCTTTTACCGCGCTTTTAAGTCTCTGAACCGCTATGATGGGGCCTGCAAAATCTATGTCTGGCTTTGTCAGATCGCCAAACATCTCTGGTACCAGACCCTTGCCCAGGGCAGCAAGGCTCAGGTCACGGAGCTTTCCCCGGAGATTCCGGCCCCAGGGCATTCGCCGGAGGAACAGCTGATCCTGCGGGACGGGAAGATGACCTTATTCAAAGAATTGCACCTGCTGCCGGAGCCGATGCGGGAAGTCATGTATCTCAGGCTGACGGGGGGATTCAGTATTATAATTTAATATTGACTATTACATTATTAAAGTGCATGCTTAATATAGTT harbors:
- a CDS encoding ATP-binding protein translates to MSLFNLEREEPGMLFGATPGFRLAKLEVFNWGTFDGKVWTFSPGGETALLTGDVGSGKSTLVDALTTLLVSPRKVAYNKAADASAKERSVTSYVRGYFGQKRSAEGTRQPDSLRDIHHYSVLLATFQDPGLSQSVTLAQFFWYQDAQKPPARFYAVADQEMSISRDFSKFEKDVRVLKKRLKNSGVRIFEDYTRYAEVFRGKFGIEQERALDLFQQTISMKKVEALTEFVRVNMLQIPHTEQEVEKLKNHFQDLNSAHEAVLKAKRQIELLSPVVEQGERCGQLAGRQSLLEKALRALSPWFAEKAEALLSAEITGLEQELRLAVGEREQAEAKQKEIEKNIEEIRRAIYANGGEALEALKTEINSLREILQHTRKDRAVYMVHAEKLNLPAADTPGIFLDNRAQLPGLKSAEESLQGRLHEDFRTAAAEEDRAGKEARKVADELESLRSRKTSIPREYVEKRKQLCRNLGIKEEELPFAGELLEVREEEAAWEGAIERLLHNFGLSLLVSEEHYPAVQQWVDRTSLGMRLVYYRVRPEARPSVSGRPHPSAVSEKLKIKPSTPFGLWLTRELRQRFAHVCCASREQFSRETLAVTQAGQIKSNGNRHEKDDRYAIDDRRRYILGFSNRKKIEALAANERELQEEIRFYRDEIEEIKQKQAESQRRLNAVAGLEGITAFADIDTRSREEEIRAKEERRRKLEEGSDVLQGLQRRLAELEEIKNTQKAVYDGAFTREITLQTGLARFSRDRERAAATAGEAGPAMREAEYPFLEKHRGSALKNKKPTLENLTTLERDYRDWIEEERGTLARELNQLRGRIIKAMSEYNNQYPEETRETDPSMESLPDYARMLAQLESDGLPRFAKRFKQLLHENTINQIALFQAKLKQEQDTIKSRIEQINGSLSAIDYNEGRYIRLEYDETYDNEIKDFRVQLKACTEGALTGSGDEQYAETKFLQVKALIERFRGRPGETESDARWTKKVIDVRNWFLFAASERWRETGEEYEHYTDSGGKSGGQKEKLAYTILAAGLVYHFGLEGQDARPQSFRFVVIDEAFLKSSDESARFGLELFKKLDLQLLIVTPLLKIPTIAQFIAHVGFVHHDDIQHRSMLRNISIEEYERERKAREAARYVHQVV
- a CDS encoding DUF3322 domain-containing protein, with product MCTRWSEPQWIREELRRRWDSGRILRALLTADDLFPLRLPLKRPKSNEVNANFAEISHWIKRLRDQSRQGIGFGYELIEKEMAHRQSGRNLLPTHAVIPTVRDALRLLKKEREADKFLEIAGTVAADWPPLREWAGRYPHKVLASGDDWNGILAVLRWFFAHPRCGLYLRQLDIPGVDTKFIEHRKGILTELLTIILPEETIDSSALSFEQRFGLRAKPVQVRMRLLDQAQYLQGLSDLTIPVEQLKNWSPAAERVFITENEINGLCFPDTGTSLVIFGLGYSVDILKEVAWLKEKNIYYWGDLDTHGFAMLDQVRSFLPQTCSMLMDESTLFRQRQLWSVEDQPFGGQLTRLTPEEHRLLCSLQDNTWGKGVRLEQERISFQQVKQFLSAL
- a CDS encoding TetR/AcrR family transcriptional regulator; this encodes MDYSFCSSVLSFVTVVTEYVDELLMVKAKYIDLIGKMICNIIDLRRNAILNAAFKEFAERGFDEASTNVIAKESGISKGLMFHYVNSKKDL
- a CDS encoding RNA polymerase sigma factor, coding for MPDMERLYQEYARQVYKYIFSLCHHEQTAEELVQETFYRAFKSLNRYDGACKIYVWLCQIAKHLWYQTLAQGSKAQVTELSPEIPAPGHSPEEQLILRDGKMTLFKELHLLPEPMREVMYLRLTGGFSIII